One window of Agrobacterium tumefaciens genomic DNA carries:
- a CDS encoding ABC transporter permease — protein MNWFTRTVTPTQIRNVDRLWLYAIGALGLIFLLVPTLIVIPMSFSDSQYLEFPPKALSLKWYQNYFGSSEWMRATLVSLRAAFLTSIFATTIGTAAAYGTWVGTARFRTPLSGLFILPLSVPSILVAIGSLFVFSRLGLVNTTFGLVLAHTMLAIPFVFIVVTAGLTSYDLNQEMAARSLGASRVRAFFTVTLPQIKFSVITSALFAFYVSLDEVIVAMFISTGTGGTLNRKMFNALRDQVDPTIAAISTCMVAVSVILLLLAQKFQPKQTKG, from the coding sequence ATGAATTGGTTCACACGAACGGTTACACCTACGCAGATCAGAAACGTTGACCGCCTATGGCTGTATGCGATCGGCGCCTTGGGCCTCATATTTCTACTGGTCCCGACACTGATCGTCATTCCAATGTCCTTCTCGGATTCGCAGTATCTAGAGTTTCCGCCGAAAGCCCTGTCGTTGAAATGGTACCAGAACTATTTCGGATCCTCCGAATGGATGCGGGCAACGCTCGTGTCCTTGCGGGCAGCTTTTCTAACTTCAATCTTTGCAACGACAATCGGTACCGCAGCCGCTTACGGGACCTGGGTCGGCACTGCGAGATTCAGAACGCCACTTTCCGGACTTTTCATACTTCCACTGTCTGTACCGAGCATCTTGGTGGCCATCGGGTCACTCTTCGTTTTTTCCAGACTGGGTTTGGTCAACACGACGTTCGGCCTGGTTCTGGCTCACACCATGCTGGCGATACCATTTGTGTTCATCGTCGTAACGGCCGGCCTGACGTCCTACGATTTGAACCAGGAGATGGCCGCAAGAAGCCTTGGCGCATCTCGCGTCCGGGCATTCTTCACAGTGACGCTGCCTCAGATCAAATTCTCGGTCATCACCTCAGCCCTGTTTGCGTTCTATGTTTCCCTCGACGAGGTGATCGTAGCGATGTTCATCTCGACAGGCACAGGCGGAACACTCAACAGGAAGATGTTCAACGCTTTGCGTGACCAGGTCGATCCAACAATTGCGGCAATCTCGACATGCATGGTTGCCGTGTCCGTCATCCTCCTGCTTCTGGCGCAGAAATTTCAACCTAAACAGACAAAGGGGTAA